In Erinaceus europaeus chromosome 10, mEriEur2.1, whole genome shotgun sequence, one DNA window encodes the following:
- the ENTPD8 gene encoding ectonucleoside triphosphate diphosphohydrolase 8 isoform X3 has translation MGSSWKQRVLGVLLCTAAVLGLIMLILILVDVTNVLLPADTKYGMVFDAGSSHTSLFVYQWPADKENDTGVVSQAMDCRVNGSGISSYASNPAQAGESLQDCLQEALALIPKARHKETPLFLGATAGMRLLNQKNSSQADSIFAAVSHTLHQSPADFRGAELLTGENEGAFGWITINYVLGALVKYSFSGEWIRPPKATLVGALDMGGASTQITFVPQGPILDKSTEATFRLYGFNYSVYTHSYLCFGRDQMLNRLLVGLVQSSPGSMIRHPCYLSGYRDTVSLASLYDSSCIDTKPPPNLPQNLAVEGAGNPEACISIIQNLFNFSSCQGREDCAFGGVYQPPVHGQFYAFANFYYTFSFLNLTYKQSLPEANTTIWKFCQRSWEEVVVSYPGQQPWLRDYCASGLYILTLLTEGYGFTQETWASIEFHKQVSGTDIGWTLGYMLNLTNLIPSQAPTQGKAQTQALWVAGVVFVVLTFVAILGAAAVQLLWPQD, from the exons ATGGGGTCCTCGTGGAAGCAGAGGGTCCTTGGGGTCCTGCTGTGCACGGCGGCTGTCCTGGGCCTTATCATGCTAATTCTCATACTGGTGGACGTCACTAATGTACTGCTGCCTGCAGACACCAAG TATGGGATGGTGTTTGATGCTGGGTCTTCCCACACCTCCCTCTTCGTGTATCAGTGGCCTGCAGATAAGGAGAATGACACAGGCGTGGTCAGTCAAGCTATGGACTGCCGGGTAAATG GGTCTGGAATCTCCTCCTATGCCTCCAACCCTGCACAGGCTGGTGAGAGCCTGCAGGACTGCCTGCAGGAGGCACTGGCGCTAATCCCAAAGGCCCGGCATAAGGAAACACCCTTGTTCCTGGGGGCCACCGCGGGCATGAGACTGCTCAA CCAGAAGAACAGCTCACAGGCAGACAGCATCTTTGCAGCCGTCAGCCACACCCTGCACCAGTCTCCAGCAGACTTTCGGGGTGCAGAGCTACTGACAGGGGAGAACGAAGGTGCCTTCGGTTGGATCACCATCAATTATGTCCTGGGGGCACTGGTCAAG TACTCCTTCTCCGGAGAGTGGATTCGGCCTCCGAAGGCAACGCTCGTGGGAGCCCTGGACATGGGTGGAGCCTCCACCCAGATCACTTTCGTGCCCCAAGGCCCCATCCTGGACAAGAGCACTGAGGCCACATTCCGTCTCTATGGCTTCAACTACAGCGTCTACACCCACAGCTACCTCTGCTTTGGCCGGGACCAGATGCTCAACAGGCTGCTGGTTGGGCTGGTGCAG AGCAGCCCAGGCTCCATGATCCGCCACCCCTGCTACCTCAGCGGCTACAGAGACACTGTTTCCCTTGCCTCCCTGTATGACTCATCCTGCATCGACACCAAGCCCCCCCCAAACCTGCCCCAGAACTTGGCTGTGGAGGGGGCAGGGAACCCCGAGGCCTGCATATCCATTATCCAAAATCTCTTCAACTTCTCCAGCTGCCAGGGTCGAGAGGACTGTGCCTTCGGGGGAGTCTACCAGCCCCCTGTGCATGGCCAATTCTAT GCCTTTGCCAATTTCTACTataccttcagctttctgaacctCACTTACAAGCAGTCACTGCCTGAGGCCAACACCACCATCTGGAAATTCTGCCAGAGGTCCTGGGAAGAG GTGGTGGTGAGCTACCCGGGGCAGCAGCCCTGGCTGCGGGACTACTGTGCGTCGGGCCTATACATCCTCACACTGCTGACAGAGGGCTATGGCTTCACCCAGGAGACTTGGGCCAGCATTGAGTTCCACAAGCAG GTGAGTGGCACAGACATCGGCTGGACACTCGGCTACATGCTCAACCTCACCAACCTGATCCCCTCCCAGGCACCGACCCAGGGCAAAGCACAAACCCAAGCACTCTGGGTGGCCGGCGTGGTCTTTGTGGTACTGACCTTCGTGGCCATTCTCGGGGCGGCTGCAGTCCAGCTTCTCTGGCCTCAAGACTAA
- the ENTPD8 gene encoding ectonucleoside triphosphate diphosphohydrolase 8 isoform X1: protein MGGDWLEEGERQDNTWQVLRDSSSASSLRQTSVHSAGANLVHTMGSSWKQRVLGVLLCTAAVLGLIMLILILVDVTNVLLPADTKYGMVFDAGSSHTSLFVYQWPADKENDTGVVSQAMDCRVNGSGISSYASNPAQAGESLQDCLQEALALIPKARHKETPLFLGATAGMRLLNQKNSSQADSIFAAVSHTLHQSPADFRGAELLTGENEGAFGWITINYVLGALVKYSFSGEWIRPPKATLVGALDMGGASTQITFVPQGPILDKSTEATFRLYGFNYSVYTHSYLCFGRDQMLNRLLVGLVQSSPGSMIRHPCYLSGYRDTVSLASLYDSSCIDTKPPPNLPQNLAVEGAGNPEACISIIQNLFNFSSCQGREDCAFGGVYQPPVHGQFYAFANFYYTFSFLNLTYKQSLPEANTTIWKFCQRSWEEVVVSYPGQQPWLRDYCASGLYILTLLTEGYGFTQETWASIEFHKQVSGTDIGWTLGYMLNLTNLIPSQAPTQGKAQTQALWVAGVVFVVLTFVAILGAAAVQLLWPQD, encoded by the exons AGGGACAGCAGTTCAGCTTCCTCCTTGCGGCAGACCAGTGTCCACAGCGCAG GTGCCAACCTTGTCCACACCATGGGGTCCTCGTGGAAGCAGAGGGTCCTTGGGGTCCTGCTGTGCACGGCGGCTGTCCTGGGCCTTATCATGCTAATTCTCATACTGGTGGACGTCACTAATGTACTGCTGCCTGCAGACACCAAG TATGGGATGGTGTTTGATGCTGGGTCTTCCCACACCTCCCTCTTCGTGTATCAGTGGCCTGCAGATAAGGAGAATGACACAGGCGTGGTCAGTCAAGCTATGGACTGCCGGGTAAATG GGTCTGGAATCTCCTCCTATGCCTCCAACCCTGCACAGGCTGGTGAGAGCCTGCAGGACTGCCTGCAGGAGGCACTGGCGCTAATCCCAAAGGCCCGGCATAAGGAAACACCCTTGTTCCTGGGGGCCACCGCGGGCATGAGACTGCTCAA CCAGAAGAACAGCTCACAGGCAGACAGCATCTTTGCAGCCGTCAGCCACACCCTGCACCAGTCTCCAGCAGACTTTCGGGGTGCAGAGCTACTGACAGGGGAGAACGAAGGTGCCTTCGGTTGGATCACCATCAATTATGTCCTGGGGGCACTGGTCAAG TACTCCTTCTCCGGAGAGTGGATTCGGCCTCCGAAGGCAACGCTCGTGGGAGCCCTGGACATGGGTGGAGCCTCCACCCAGATCACTTTCGTGCCCCAAGGCCCCATCCTGGACAAGAGCACTGAGGCCACATTCCGTCTCTATGGCTTCAACTACAGCGTCTACACCCACAGCTACCTCTGCTTTGGCCGGGACCAGATGCTCAACAGGCTGCTGGTTGGGCTGGTGCAG AGCAGCCCAGGCTCCATGATCCGCCACCCCTGCTACCTCAGCGGCTACAGAGACACTGTTTCCCTTGCCTCCCTGTATGACTCATCCTGCATCGACACCAAGCCCCCCCCAAACCTGCCCCAGAACTTGGCTGTGGAGGGGGCAGGGAACCCCGAGGCCTGCATATCCATTATCCAAAATCTCTTCAACTTCTCCAGCTGCCAGGGTCGAGAGGACTGTGCCTTCGGGGGAGTCTACCAGCCCCCTGTGCATGGCCAATTCTAT GCCTTTGCCAATTTCTACTataccttcagctttctgaacctCACTTACAAGCAGTCACTGCCTGAGGCCAACACCACCATCTGGAAATTCTGCCAGAGGTCCTGGGAAGAG GTGGTGGTGAGCTACCCGGGGCAGCAGCCCTGGCTGCGGGACTACTGTGCGTCGGGCCTATACATCCTCACACTGCTGACAGAGGGCTATGGCTTCACCCAGGAGACTTGGGCCAGCATTGAGTTCCACAAGCAG GTGAGTGGCACAGACATCGGCTGGACACTCGGCTACATGCTCAACCTCACCAACCTGATCCCCTCCCAGGCACCGACCCAGGGCAAAGCACAAACCCAAGCACTCTGGGTGGCCGGCGTGGTCTTTGTGGTACTGACCTTCGTGGCCATTCTCGGGGCGGCTGCAGTCCAGCTTCTCTGGCCTCAAGACTAA
- the ENTPD8 gene encoding ectonucleoside triphosphate diphosphohydrolase 8 isoform X2, whose product MGGDWLEEGERQDNTWQVLRDSSSASSLRQTSVHSAGANLVHTMGSSWKQRVLGVLLCTAAVLGLIMLILILVDVTNVLLPADTKWPADKENDTGVVSQAMDCRVNGSGISSYASNPAQAGESLQDCLQEALALIPKARHKETPLFLGATAGMRLLNQKNSSQADSIFAAVSHTLHQSPADFRGAELLTGENEGAFGWITINYVLGALVKYSFSGEWIRPPKATLVGALDMGGASTQITFVPQGPILDKSTEATFRLYGFNYSVYTHSYLCFGRDQMLNRLLVGLVQSSPGSMIRHPCYLSGYRDTVSLASLYDSSCIDTKPPPNLPQNLAVEGAGNPEACISIIQNLFNFSSCQGREDCAFGGVYQPPVHGQFYAFANFYYTFSFLNLTYKQSLPEANTTIWKFCQRSWEEVVVSYPGQQPWLRDYCASGLYILTLLTEGYGFTQETWASIEFHKQVSGTDIGWTLGYMLNLTNLIPSQAPTQGKAQTQALWVAGVVFVVLTFVAILGAAAVQLLWPQD is encoded by the exons AGGGACAGCAGTTCAGCTTCCTCCTTGCGGCAGACCAGTGTCCACAGCGCAG GTGCCAACCTTGTCCACACCATGGGGTCCTCGTGGAAGCAGAGGGTCCTTGGGGTCCTGCTGTGCACGGCGGCTGTCCTGGGCCTTATCATGCTAATTCTCATACTGGTGGACGTCACTAATGTACTGCTGCCTGCAGACACCAAG TGGCCTGCAGATAAGGAGAATGACACAGGCGTGGTCAGTCAAGCTATGGACTGCCGGGTAAATG GGTCTGGAATCTCCTCCTATGCCTCCAACCCTGCACAGGCTGGTGAGAGCCTGCAGGACTGCCTGCAGGAGGCACTGGCGCTAATCCCAAAGGCCCGGCATAAGGAAACACCCTTGTTCCTGGGGGCCACCGCGGGCATGAGACTGCTCAA CCAGAAGAACAGCTCACAGGCAGACAGCATCTTTGCAGCCGTCAGCCACACCCTGCACCAGTCTCCAGCAGACTTTCGGGGTGCAGAGCTACTGACAGGGGAGAACGAAGGTGCCTTCGGTTGGATCACCATCAATTATGTCCTGGGGGCACTGGTCAAG TACTCCTTCTCCGGAGAGTGGATTCGGCCTCCGAAGGCAACGCTCGTGGGAGCCCTGGACATGGGTGGAGCCTCCACCCAGATCACTTTCGTGCCCCAAGGCCCCATCCTGGACAAGAGCACTGAGGCCACATTCCGTCTCTATGGCTTCAACTACAGCGTCTACACCCACAGCTACCTCTGCTTTGGCCGGGACCAGATGCTCAACAGGCTGCTGGTTGGGCTGGTGCAG AGCAGCCCAGGCTCCATGATCCGCCACCCCTGCTACCTCAGCGGCTACAGAGACACTGTTTCCCTTGCCTCCCTGTATGACTCATCCTGCATCGACACCAAGCCCCCCCCAAACCTGCCCCAGAACTTGGCTGTGGAGGGGGCAGGGAACCCCGAGGCCTGCATATCCATTATCCAAAATCTCTTCAACTTCTCCAGCTGCCAGGGTCGAGAGGACTGTGCCTTCGGGGGAGTCTACCAGCCCCCTGTGCATGGCCAATTCTAT GCCTTTGCCAATTTCTACTataccttcagctttctgaacctCACTTACAAGCAGTCACTGCCTGAGGCCAACACCACCATCTGGAAATTCTGCCAGAGGTCCTGGGAAGAG GTGGTGGTGAGCTACCCGGGGCAGCAGCCCTGGCTGCGGGACTACTGTGCGTCGGGCCTATACATCCTCACACTGCTGACAGAGGGCTATGGCTTCACCCAGGAGACTTGGGCCAGCATTGAGTTCCACAAGCAG GTGAGTGGCACAGACATCGGCTGGACACTCGGCTACATGCTCAACCTCACCAACCTGATCCCCTCCCAGGCACCGACCCAGGGCAAAGCACAAACCCAAGCACTCTGGGTGGCCGGCGTGGTCTTTGTGGTACTGACCTTCGTGGCCATTCTCGGGGCGGCTGCAGTCCAGCTTCTCTGGCCTCAAGACTAA